Proteins encoded together in one Mycobacterium simiae window:
- a CDS encoding glycosyltransferase, which translates to MTAVSLLSRIILPRPGEPLDVRKLYLEESTTNARRAHATSRTSLEIGKESEVSFATYFNAFPASYWRRWSICASVVLRVEVTGTGRLDVYRTKATGVRISVEGRQFVGTDEQPAVVEIEVPLKPFEDGGWIWFDITTDTEVTLRSGGWYASEPAPGTANVAVGIPTFNRPADCVNALADLTADPLVDAVIGAVIVPDQGVRKVRDHPDFAAAAAGLGNRLSIHDQPNLGGSGGYSRVMYEALKNTDCDQILFMDDDIRIEPDSILRVLALSRFAKSPMLIGGQMLNLQEPSHLHIMGEVVDQSNFMWTAAPHAEYDHNFAEFPLGDKNERSALLHRRIDVDFNGWWTCMIPRQVAEELGQPLPLFIKWDDAEYGLRAGEHGYPTVTLPGAAIWHMAWSDKDDAIDWQAYYHLRNRLVVAALHWDGDITGLVRSHLKATLKHLACLEYSTVAIQNRAIDDFLAGPEHIFSILESALPEVHRLRKEYPDAVVLPAASELPPPRDKTRAMKPPVNPVSIGYRLARGILHNLTAADPESHRRPEYNVPTQDARWFRLCTVDGVTVTTADGCGVVYRQRDRRKMFTLLLQSLRRQRQLLRRFDEMRRIYRGALPVLSSKQKWETALLPAAQHG; encoded by the coding sequence ATGACTGCCGTGAGCTTGCTGTCTCGCATCATCTTGCCGCGACCGGGTGAACCGCTCGACGTCCGCAAGCTGTACCTGGAGGAGTCGACCACCAACGCGCGGCGCGCGCACGCGACTAGCCGCACCTCGCTGGAGATCGGCAAGGAATCCGAGGTGTCGTTCGCCACCTACTTCAACGCTTTTCCGGCCAGTTACTGGCGGCGCTGGTCGATTTGCGCATCGGTGGTGTTGCGGGTCGAGGTGACCGGAACTGGGCGCCTGGACGTGTATCGCACCAAAGCCACCGGGGTGCGGATATCGGTGGAAGGCCGCCAGTTCGTCGGCACCGACGAACAGCCCGCCGTCGTCGAAATCGAGGTGCCGCTCAAGCCATTCGAGGACGGCGGTTGGATCTGGTTCGACATCACCACCGACACCGAGGTCACCCTGCGCAGCGGGGGTTGGTATGCGAGCGAGCCCGCCCCCGGCACGGCCAACGTCGCCGTCGGCATCCCCACCTTCAATCGTCCCGCCGACTGCGTCAACGCGCTGGCCGATCTCACCGCAGACCCCTTGGTGGACGCGGTAATCGGCGCGGTGATCGTGCCGGACCAAGGGGTCCGCAAGGTGCGCGATCACCCCGATTTCGCGGCGGCGGCCGCGGGCCTGGGTAACCGGCTCTCCATTCACGACCAGCCCAACCTCGGTGGGTCCGGCGGCTACAGCAGGGTGATGTACGAGGCGCTGAAAAATACTGACTGCGACCAGATTCTGTTCATGGACGATGACATCCGCATCGAGCCGGACTCGATCTTGCGGGTGCTGGCCCTGAGCCGCTTCGCCAAGTCGCCGATGCTGATCGGTGGCCAGATGCTCAACCTGCAGGAGCCCTCGCACCTGCACATCATGGGCGAGGTCGTCGACCAGTCGAACTTCATGTGGACCGCCGCGCCGCACGCCGAATACGACCACAACTTCGCCGAATTCCCGTTGGGGGACAAGAACGAACGCAGCGCCCTGCTGCACCGGCGCATCGACGTCGACTTCAACGGTTGGTGGACGTGCATGATCCCGCGACAGGTCGCCGAGGAGCTCGGCCAGCCGCTGCCGCTGTTCATCAAATGGGACGACGCCGAGTACGGTCTGCGCGCCGGCGAACACGGCTACCCAACCGTGACCCTGCCCGGTGCGGCGATCTGGCACATGGCGTGGAGTGACAAAGACGACGCGATCGACTGGCAGGCCTACTACCACCTGCGCAACCGGCTGGTGGTCGCGGCCCTGCACTGGGACGGCGACATCACCGGACTGGTCCGCAGCCATCTCAAGGCCACACTCAAACACCTTGCTTGCCTTGAATATTCGACCGTAGCTATCCAGAACCGGGCCATCGACGACTTTCTGGCCGGCCCGGAGCACATCTTCTCGATCCTGGAATCAGCGCTGCCGGAAGTGCACCGGTTGCGTAAGGAGTACCCGGACGCCGTCGTGCTGCCGGCGGCCAGCGAGCTGCCGCCGCCGCGGGACAAAACCAGGGCGATGAAGCCGCCGGTGAATCCCGTGTCGATCGGCTACCGGCTGGCCCGGGGAATCCTGCACAACCTCACGGCCGCCGACCCCGAGAGCCACCGGCGTCCGGAGTACAACGTGCCGACCCAGGACGCGCGTTGGTTCCGGCTGTGCACGGTCGACGGCGTCACCGTCACCACGGCCGACGGATGCGGGGTGGTCTACCGGCAGCGCGATCGCCGCAAGATGTTCACCTTGCTGTTGCAGTCGCTGCGCCGCCAACGTCAGCTGCTGCGCCGGTTCGACGAGATGCGCCGGATTTACCGCGGGGCACTGCCGGTGCTGTCCAGCAAGCAGAAGTGGGAGACGGCGTTGCTGCCCGCAGCACAGCATGGGTGA
- a CDS encoding LGFP repeat-containing protein, with translation MSSRRRAPTTFLTAVAATVVLVSTVADLTREHGRLTTAVPTRDTQLAEQPLVGLTGGVTVRELTQPTPFSLVALTGDLAGTSTRVRAKHADGSWGPWYQTEYETAAPDKASAGDSPQPGPTEGPRSTDPLFVGTTTTVQIAVTRPLDAAPTLPPVLPKPDIDLGYRPASREQPFGQNISAILISPPQAPVDTQWTPPSGVVMPGQAPPIISRAQWGADESLRCGAPQYDNGVRAAVIHHTAGSNDYSPLESAGIVKAIYTYHSKTLGWCDIAYNALVDKYGQVFEGSAGGLTKAVEGFHTGGFNRNTWGVAMIGNFDDVPPTPLQLRAVGRLLGWRLGLDGVDPKGTVTLESAGSHYTTFPAGAFATLPTIFTHRDVGNTDCPGNAAYALMDEIRDIAAHFNDPPEELLQALAGGAIYQRWQELGGMNSVLGAPTSPEDNAEGGARYSTFARGAMYWSPATGAQPVTGAIYDAWAAQSYERGPLGLPTSAEIQEPLQITQNFQHGTLNYIRLTGSVNQVLDGITTQLSAQEPSAPEVPPEHFSLPTHPDS, from the coding sequence GTGTCGTCTCGTCGCCGCGCGCCCACGACGTTCCTCACTGCCGTCGCGGCCACGGTTGTGCTCGTGTCGACGGTGGCGGATCTGACCCGCGAGCACGGCAGGCTCACTACGGCGGTACCGACCCGCGACACCCAACTCGCCGAACAGCCACTGGTCGGGCTCACCGGCGGCGTCACGGTCCGCGAGCTCACCCAACCGACGCCGTTCTCCCTGGTCGCGTTGACCGGCGACCTGGCGGGCACGTCGACCCGGGTGCGCGCCAAGCACGCCGACGGCTCGTGGGGACCGTGGTATCAGACCGAGTACGAAACCGCGGCACCGGACAAGGCGTCCGCGGGCGACTCGCCCCAGCCCGGTCCCACCGAAGGACCCCGCAGCACCGACCCGCTGTTCGTCGGGACCACGACCACGGTGCAGATCGCGGTCACCCGCCCGCTCGACGCCGCGCCCACGCTGCCGCCCGTGCTCCCGAAACCGGACATCGACCTGGGCTACCGCCCCGCCTCCCGCGAACAGCCGTTCGGGCAGAACATCTCCGCCATCCTGATCTCCCCGCCCCAGGCCCCGGTCGACACGCAGTGGACGCCGCCATCCGGAGTCGTGATGCCCGGCCAGGCGCCCCCCATCATCAGCCGCGCGCAATGGGGCGCCGACGAGTCGCTGCGCTGCGGGGCCCCGCAATACGACAACGGGGTTCGCGCCGCCGTGATCCACCACACCGCCGGCAGCAACGACTATTCGCCGCTGGAATCGGCGGGCATCGTCAAGGCGATTTACACCTACCACAGCAAGACGCTGGGCTGGTGCGACATCGCCTACAACGCGCTGGTCGACAAGTACGGCCAGGTGTTCGAGGGCAGCGCCGGCGGGCTGACCAAGGCCGTCGAGGGCTTCCACACCGGCGGGTTCAACCGCAACACCTGGGGCGTGGCGATGATCGGCAACTTCGACGACGTACCGCCGACGCCGCTGCAGCTGCGCGCCGTCGGCCGGCTACTGGGCTGGCGCCTGGGCCTGGACGGCGTGGATCCCAAAGGCACGGTGACGCTGGAGTCCGCGGGCAGCCACTACACCACCTTCCCGGCGGGCGCCTTCGCCACGCTGCCCACCATCTTCACCCACCGCGACGTCGGCAACACCGATTGCCCCGGCAACGCCGCATATGCGTTGATGGACGAAATCCGGGATATCGCAGCCCATTTCAACGACCCACCGGAGGAACTGCTCCAGGCGTTGGCCGGTGGCGCGATTTATCAACGCTGGCAAGAACTCGGCGGGATGAACAGCGTGCTGGGTGCACCGACCTCGCCCGAGGACAACGCCGAAGGCGGTGCCCGCTACTCCACCTTCGCCAGGGGCGCCATGTACTGGTCGCCGGCCACCGGCGCACAGCCAGTCACCGGTGCGATCTATGACGCCTGGGCCGCCCAGAGCTACGAGCGCGGCCCGCTCGGCTTGCCGACCAGCGCCGAAATTCAAGAGCCGCTGCAGATCACCCAGAACTTCCAGCACGGAACGTTGAACTACATCCGTCTCACCGGCAGTGTCAACCAGGTGCTCGACGGCATCACGACACAACTCTCCGCGCAAGAACCGAGCGCCCCGGAAGTCCCGCCCGAACACTTCTCGTTGCCTACCCACCCCGACAGCTGA
- a CDS encoding spermine/spermidine synthase domain-containing protein: MPETPYLSLDLARVRQNYRALRAALPGAQIRYAVKANPAEPILRLLAGEGCAFDVASIGEIETCSAADINGARLTFGNTIKKAIDMARAHARGVRRFAFDTEQGLIDIAEHAPGAAVECRIAANFPASVTPFGHKFGCAPQAAAQLLTRAVALGLRPEGICFHVGSQQLDPGAWALGIQSAASIFDTVGELTTLNIGGGFPVRYALDAPHLDTIAAAITAALTRHFGSRPPQLAVEPGRLLVAAAGTITCQVVAVRTGTDTRRWVYLDIGRYGGLAETENEYIRYQLRTDRDGDRLADAVIAGPTCDGDDVLYRSYPLPVTLAPGDRVEIPGTGAYTASYASVSFNGFPALPTYFADTPDVAPRREIVEPLAPGLTRCWRITEVICDVDTGFQHLVIGRTQQGVTLFSDDERQSTEFSQLVYHEALLVPALLLAGAVTRVLVIGSGEGVVSQLAVAAGAARVDHVDIDRDAVRLCAQHLPYGYNADELYRAERGFGPIAMHYCDGWEFVERADACYDIVVIDLPDERVEPAQHNRLYDTAFLQRCRDIGRVVVTQAGCPTLWRNESLRLAWRRFRETFSTVSYFGSDEHEWSFLCGLADAAADPVAMMVARLPSLPYRPRSIDADTLRAACVPPKSLRAG, translated from the coding sequence GTGCCCGAGACCCCGTACCTGAGCCTGGATCTCGCCCGGGTGCGGCAGAACTACCGGGCGCTGCGCGCCGCGTTGCCGGGAGCGCAAATCCGCTATGCGGTCAAGGCGAATCCGGCCGAACCGATCCTGCGGCTGCTGGCCGGCGAGGGCTGCGCTTTCGATGTCGCCTCAATCGGTGAGATCGAGACGTGCAGCGCGGCGGACATCAACGGCGCGAGGCTGACGTTCGGCAACACCATCAAGAAAGCGATCGACATGGCCCGGGCGCACGCACGCGGGGTTCGGCGATTCGCCTTCGATACCGAGCAGGGCTTGATCGACATTGCTGAACACGCCCCGGGCGCGGCGGTGGAATGCCGTATCGCAGCGAACTTCCCGGCGTCGGTGACGCCGTTCGGGCATAAGTTCGGCTGCGCGCCGCAAGCCGCGGCCCAGCTGTTGACACGTGCGGTTGCGCTGGGACTGCGCCCGGAGGGCATCTGCTTTCACGTCGGCTCGCAGCAATTGGATCCCGGCGCGTGGGCTCTCGGAATACAAAGTGCCGCATCCATATTCGACACCGTCGGGGAACTCACGACGCTCAACATCGGCGGCGGTTTCCCGGTCCGCTACGCGCTCGATGCGCCGCATCTCGACACCATCGCCGCGGCCATCACCGCCGCGCTGACACGGCATTTCGGCAGCCGACCACCCCAGCTCGCGGTGGAGCCCGGCCGGCTGCTGGTCGCCGCGGCGGGCACCATCACCTGCCAGGTGGTGGCGGTGCGCACCGGCACCGATACCCGGCGCTGGGTGTACCTCGACATCGGCCGCTACGGCGGCCTGGCCGAGACCGAGAACGAATACATCCGATACCAGCTGCGCACCGACCGCGACGGCGATCGGCTCGCCGACGCGGTCATCGCCGGACCGACCTGCGACGGCGACGACGTGCTGTACCGCAGCTATCCGTTGCCCGTCACCCTGGCCCCCGGTGACCGGGTCGAGATCCCGGGCACCGGCGCCTACACCGCCAGCTATGCCTCGGTGTCGTTCAACGGATTTCCAGCACTGCCAACATATTTCGCCGACACACCCGACGTCGCGCCGCGCCGGGAGATCGTCGAGCCGCTGGCCCCGGGATTGACGCGATGTTGGCGGATCACCGAGGTCATCTGCGACGTGGACACCGGTTTCCAGCATCTGGTTATCGGCCGTACCCAGCAAGGCGTCACACTATTCAGCGACGACGAACGGCAGAGTACCGAATTCAGCCAGCTCGTCTATCACGAAGCGCTGCTGGTTCCCGCCCTGCTGTTGGCCGGTGCGGTGACTCGGGTCCTCGTCATCGGCTCGGGCGAAGGGGTGGTCAGCCAGCTCGCCGTCGCGGCCGGTGCCGCCCGAGTCGATCACGTCGACATCGATCGCGACGCGGTGCGGCTGTGCGCACAACATCTGCCCTACGGCTACAACGCCGACGAATTGTACAGGGCCGAAAGGGGATTCGGCCCGATCGCGATGCATTATTGCGACGGCTGGGAGTTCGTGGAGCGCGCCGACGCATGCTACGACATTGTGGTCATCGACCTTCCCGACGAGCGAGTCGAACCCGCCCAGCACAATCGCCTCTACGACACGGCATTTTTGCAGCGCTGCCGCGACATTGGTCGCGTTGTGGTCACACAGGCCGGCTGCCCCACGCTGTGGCGCAACGAGTCACTACGCCTAGCGTGGCGACGCTTTCGTGAAACCTTCAGCACCGTAAGTTATTTCGGCAGCGACGAACACGAATGGTCATTTCTCTGCGGGCTGGCCGATGCCGCCGCCGATCCCGTCGCAATGATGGTGGCGCGCTTGCCGTCACTACCCTACCGGCCGCGCAGCATCGACGCCGACACCCTCCGAGCGGCCTGCGTGCCGCCGAAGAGCCTGCGCGCGGGCTAG
- a CDS encoding PirG — protein sequence MPNRRRRKLSTAMSAVAALAVASPCAYFLVYESTAASKPVEHHEFKQAAVMTDLPGELMGALTQGLSSFGINLPPVPALGGAGTTGLTSPGLGSPGLGTTGLTSPGLTSPGLTSPGLGTPGLGTPGVANPGLTSPGLTSPGLTSPGLTPGATGLTSPGALPQPGVPTPGLPTTPAAGLNPALTSPAGLTPGVGTPGEVPISAPLDPGVDGTYPILGDPSTLGGTSPIGGAGSGSGGGGGLVNDVMQAANQLGAGQAIDLLKGLVMPAIAQAQQGGAALPGAAGALPGAAGALPGAAGALPGAAAALPHAAGALPAAGAALPAAGAALPAAGAALPPALPPV from the coding sequence GTGCCGAATCGACGCCGTCGCAAGCTCTCGACAGCCATGAGCGCGGTCGCCGCCCTGGCAGTGGCGAGTCCTTGCGCGTACTTCCTGGTTTACGAATCGACCGCCGCCAGCAAGCCGGTGGAGCATCACGAGTTCAAGCAGGCCGCAGTCATGACCGACCTGCCGGGTGAGCTCATGGGAGCGCTCACCCAGGGTCTGTCCTCGTTCGGGATCAACCTCCCGCCGGTGCCCGCCTTGGGTGGTGCCGGGACCACCGGCCTCACCAGCCCTGGGCTGGGTTCTCCCGGCTTGGGGACCACCGGTTTGACCAGCCCGGGCTTGACCAGTCCCGGCCTGACCAGCCCCGGGCTGGGAACGCCTGGCTTGGGCACCCCCGGGGTGGCGAATCCGGGCCTGACCAGTCCCGGCCTCACCAGTCCTGGCTTGACGAGCCCCGGTCTGACGCCGGGTGCCACGGGCCTGACCAGCCCGGGCGCGCTGCCGCAGCCCGGTGTGCCGACCCCTGGCTTGCCGACGACGCCCGCAGCAGGACTGAACCCGGCGCTGACCAGCCCGGCCGGACTGACCCCCGGCGTGGGTACCCCCGGCGAAGTGCCGATCAGTGCTCCGCTGGACCCGGGTGTCGACGGTACCTATCCGATCCTGGGTGACCCGTCGACGCTGGGCGGCACCTCACCGATCGGCGGTGCGGGCAGTGGCAGCGGCGGTGGTGGCGGACTCGTCAACGACGTGATGCAGGCCGCCAACCAGCTGGGTGCGGGGCAGGCCATCGACCTGCTCAAGGGCCTGGTGATGCCGGCCATCGCGCAGGCCCAGCAAGGTGGTGCGGCCCTGCCCGGTGCCGCGGGCGCCCTGCCGGGTGCCGCGGGCGCGTTGCCGGGTGCCGCTGGTGCGCTGCCGGGCGCGGCGGCCGCGCTGCCGCATGCGGCCGGTGCCCTCCCGGCGGCCGGTGCTGCCCTGCCCGCCGCGGGCGCTGCCCTGCCGGCGGCCGGTGCTGCGCTCCCGCCGGCGCTGCCTCCCGTCTAG
- a CDS encoding decaprenyl-phosphate phosphoribosyltransferase translates to MSEEVVTARPPANLITGVIKAMRPRQWVKNVLVVAAPVAAAGRGVRYDYAEVATKVGVAFVVFSLAASAIYLINDVRDVEADREHPIKRFRPIAAGVVPEWLAYVLAAVLGTASLALSWWLTPNLAVVMAVYIAMQLGYCFGLKHQAVMDICIVSSAYLLRAIAGGAATDIPLSQWFLLTAAFASLFMVAGKRYAELQLAERTGAAIRKSLESYTSTYLRFVWTLSATAVVMCYGLWAFERDRYSGSWFAVSMVPFTIAILRYAVDVDGGLAGEPEDIALRDRVLQLLFLAWIATVGAAVAFG, encoded by the coding sequence ATGAGCGAAGAGGTGGTGACCGCACGGCCGCCGGCGAACCTGATCACCGGAGTGATCAAGGCGATGCGCCCGCGCCAGTGGGTCAAGAACGTGTTGGTGGTGGCCGCACCGGTGGCCGCGGCCGGCCGCGGCGTCCGCTACGACTACGCCGAAGTGGCGACCAAGGTGGGCGTGGCGTTCGTCGTGTTCAGCCTGGCCGCGTCGGCGATCTATCTGATCAACGACGTCCGCGACGTCGAGGCCGACCGCGAGCATCCGATCAAGCGGTTCCGGCCGATCGCGGCCGGTGTGGTGCCGGAATGGCTGGCCTATGTGTTGGCGGCGGTGCTGGGAACGGCGTCGCTGGCACTGTCGTGGTGGCTCACCCCCAACCTCGCCGTGGTGATGGCCGTCTACATCGCGATGCAACTGGGCTACTGCTTCGGGCTGAAACACCAAGCGGTGATGGACATTTGCATCGTGTCGTCGGCGTATTTGCTGCGGGCCATCGCCGGTGGCGCGGCCACCGATATCCCGCTGTCCCAGTGGTTTCTGCTGACCGCGGCGTTCGCGTCGCTGTTCATGGTGGCCGGTAAACGCTATGCCGAATTGCAGCTGGCCGAGCGGACCGGAGCGGCCATTCGCAAATCGCTTGAGAGCTACACCAGCACCTATTTACGGTTCGTCTGGACCCTGTCGGCAACCGCGGTGGTGATGTGTTACGGCCTGTGGGCCTTCGAGCGGGACCGCTATTCGGGTTCCTGGTTTGCCGTGTCGATGGTCCCGTTCACGATCGCGATCCTGCGCTACGCCGTCGACGTCGACGGCGGACTGGCCGGCGAGCCCGAAGACATCGCGCTGCGCGACCGGGTGTTGCAGCTGCTGTTCCTGGCGTGGATCGCAACGGTTGGTGCCGCGGTTGCCTTCGGCTAG
- the glf gene encoding UDP-galactopyranose mutase encodes MTARFDLLVVGSGFFGLTIAERVASQLGKRVLVVERRPHIGGNAYSEAEPQTGIEVHKYGAHLFHTSNKRVWDYVRQFTDFTNYQHRVYAMHNGQAYQFPMGLGLVSQFFGKYFTPDQARQLIAEQAAEIDTADAQNLEEKAISLIGRPLYEAFVKGYTAKQWQTDPRELPAANITRLPVRYTFDNRYFNDTYEGLPVNGYTAWLENMAADERIEVRLNTDWFDVRDQLRADSPDAPVVYTGPLDRYFDYAEGRLGWRTLDFELEVLPTGDFQGTPVMNYNDLDVPYTRIHEFRHFHVERDYPTDKTVIMREYSRFAADDDEPYYPINTEADRALLAAYRARAKSETASAKVLFGGRLGTYQYLDMHMAIASALNMYDNVLAPHLGDGASLTQDEDSAGTKDEGAR; translated from the coding sequence ATGACCGCTCGTTTTGACCTCCTCGTCGTCGGCTCCGGTTTCTTCGGCCTCACCATCGCCGAGCGCGTGGCAAGCCAACTCGGGAAGCGCGTGCTCGTCGTGGAGCGGCGCCCACACATTGGTGGCAACGCCTACTCCGAAGCCGAGCCGCAGACTGGCATCGAGGTCCACAAGTACGGCGCGCACCTGTTCCACACCTCCAACAAGAGGGTCTGGGACTACGTGCGCCAGTTCACCGACTTCACCAACTACCAGCACCGGGTGTACGCGATGCACAACGGGCAGGCCTACCAATTCCCGATGGGCCTGGGCCTGGTGTCGCAATTCTTCGGCAAATACTTCACCCCCGACCAGGCCCGGCAGTTGATCGCGGAGCAGGCTGCCGAGATCGACACCGCCGACGCGCAGAACCTCGAAGAGAAGGCCATCTCGCTGATCGGTCGGCCGCTCTACGAAGCGTTCGTCAAGGGTTACACCGCCAAGCAGTGGCAGACCGATCCGCGGGAGCTGCCCGCGGCCAACATCACCCGGCTGCCGGTGCGGTACACCTTCGACAACCGATATTTCAACGACACCTACGAGGGCCTTCCGGTCAACGGGTACACGGCGTGGCTGGAAAACATGGCCGCCGACGAGCGCATCGAGGTCCGGCTGAACACCGACTGGTTCGACGTCCGCGACCAGCTTCGCGCCGACAGCCCCGACGCCCCGGTGGTCTACACCGGCCCGCTGGACCGCTACTTCGACTACGCCGAGGGGCGCCTGGGCTGGCGCACCCTGGACTTCGAGCTGGAAGTGCTGCCGACCGGGGACTTCCAGGGCACCCCGGTGATGAACTACAACGACCTCGACGTGCCCTACACGCGCATCCACGAGTTCCGGCACTTCCACGTCGAGCGCGACTACCCGACCGACAAGACGGTGATCATGCGGGAGTACTCGCGGTTCGCCGCCGACGACGACGAGCCCTACTACCCGATCAACACCGAGGCCGACCGGGCCCTGCTGGCCGCCTACCGAGCCCGGGCGAAGTCCGAAACCGCTTCTGCCAAGGTGCTTTTCGGCGGTCGCCTAGGGACTTATCAATACTTGGACATGCACATGGCGATCGCCAGCGCACTGAACATGTACGACAACGTCCTGGCGCCGCACCTGGGTGACGGCGCATCGTTGACCCAGGACGAGGACTCCGCCGGGACCAAAGACGAAGGCGCGCGTTGA
- a CDS encoding glutathionylspermidine synthase family protein, producing the protein MKRARHQPRPKWQTIVESQGLVYGTPARDARGRARPYWDESVHYVFDMDEILALEADVELLHSMCLNAVEQVVLMERFADFGLPEWSWQPIAESWRRSDPHVYGRFDLRYDGRRPAVLLEYNADTPTTLLEAAILQWYWLKDVFPDDDQWNSLHEQLVDRWKQLRDVLPSDELHLSWSGVEATGEDQITTTYMQETAAEAGFQTVGLVIEDLGWDSALERFVDLEEAPIDAVFKLYPWEWVLDDDFGKHVVSSLPQTAWIEPLWKTLLSNKAILAVLWEMYPGHPNLLPAYIDDPHELTEYVRKPKLGREGANITVVGAGLETATGGVYGEEGYVYQLLDPLPEFDDMRPALGAWIVGDSAAGLGIRETAGLITDDGAAFVPHRIPPQ; encoded by the coding sequence GTGAAGCGCGCCAGGCACCAGCCACGGCCGAAGTGGCAGACGATCGTGGAATCCCAAGGGCTGGTATACGGGACACCCGCGCGCGACGCGAGGGGCCGCGCTCGGCCGTATTGGGACGAATCGGTCCACTACGTGTTCGACATGGACGAGATCTTGGCGCTGGAAGCCGATGTCGAACTGCTGCACTCGATGTGCCTGAACGCCGTCGAGCAGGTGGTGTTGATGGAACGGTTCGCCGATTTCGGTTTGCCGGAATGGAGTTGGCAGCCCATCGCCGAGTCGTGGCGCCGCTCCGACCCACATGTCTACGGGCGTTTCGACTTGCGTTACGACGGGCGCCGGCCGGCGGTACTGCTTGAGTACAACGCCGACACCCCGACGACACTGCTGGAAGCCGCGATCCTGCAATGGTATTGGCTCAAGGACGTCTTTCCCGACGATGACCAGTGGAACTCACTGCACGAGCAACTGGTGGACCGCTGGAAGCAGCTGCGGGATGTGCTGCCCAGCGACGAATTGCACCTGAGCTGGTCCGGGGTGGAAGCCACCGGTGAGGATCAGATCACCACCACCTATATGCAGGAAACCGCGGCGGAGGCGGGTTTTCAGACCGTGGGCCTGGTGATCGAGGACCTCGGCTGGGACTCCGCCCTGGAGCGTTTCGTCGATTTGGAAGAGGCCCCGATCGACGCGGTCTTCAAGCTCTACCCGTGGGAGTGGGTGCTCGATGACGACTTCGGCAAACACGTGGTGTCCAGCCTGCCGCAGACGGCGTGGATCGAACCGCTATGGAAGACCCTGCTGTCGAACAAGGCGATTCTGGCGGTGCTGTGGGAGATGTATCCGGGACATCCGAACCTGTTGCCCGCCTACATCGATGATCCGCACGAGCTGACCGAGTACGTACGCAAACCCAAGCTCGGCCGGGAGGGGGCGAACATCACCGTCGTGGGCGCCGGTCTGGAGACCGCGACCGGTGGTGTGTACGGCGAAGAGGGCTACGTGTATCAGTTGCTCGACCCGTTGCCGGAGTTCGACGACATGCGCCCCGCGCTGGGGGCCTGGATCGTCGGCGATTCGGCGGCCGGTCTCGGTATCCGCGAGACCGCGGGATTGATCACCGACGACGGCGCGGCCTTTGTCCCACACCGGATTCCCCCGCAGTGA
- a CDS encoding phosphatase PAP2 family protein, translating into MGEPAVQAPTGEVAVLVAVQSALADRPGALAVARSMSHFGEHSLGWLILAVFGAVVAPVRRRDWLIAGGGAFTAHAAAVLIKRAVRRRRPHHPAVQVNVGTPSQLSFPSAHATSTTAAALLMGRAAGLPRGLSAAVLVPPMALSRILLGVHYPSDVAFGVALGAAVARLALWLDRKSR; encoded by the coding sequence ATGGGTGAACCCGCAGTCCAGGCGCCGACCGGCGAGGTGGCCGTGCTGGTGGCCGTGCAATCGGCGTTGGCCGACCGGCCCGGCGCGCTGGCCGTGGCCCGCTCGATGTCGCACTTCGGCGAGCACAGCCTCGGCTGGCTGATCCTCGCGGTGTTCGGCGCGGTAGTGGCGCCGGTGCGGCGCCGCGACTGGCTGATCGCCGGGGGCGGCGCATTCACCGCGCACGCGGCCGCGGTGCTGATCAAGCGGGCGGTGCGCCGCAGGCGCCCGCATCACCCGGCCGTCCAGGTCAACGTCGGCACCCCCAGCCAACTGAGCTTCCCGTCCGCGCATGCCACCTCGACCACGGCCGCGGCGCTGCTGATGGGACGGGCCGCCGGACTGCCGCGGGGACTGAGCGCGGCGGTACTGGTGCCGCCGATGGCGCTGTCGCGGATACTGCTGGGCGTGCACTATCCCAGCGATGTCGCTTTCGGCGTGGCGCTCGGCGCCGCCGTCGCACGCCTTGCACTCTGGCTCGATAGGAAGTCGAGATAG
- a CDS encoding DUF350 domain-containing protein: MTTTIVALNPGYWDHGYWSVLGRGAGAIVLYAVVGLILMLVGFYAIDLTTPGPLRRMVGAGKPNAIVVSAAGMVSMALIVVLAIYSSSGKLLEGLAGSAVFGLVGIVAQVVMMRIATLVIGIDMDAVFNADAFEYEALMVAAAQVALGIVVAVAIL, from the coding sequence ATGACAACAACCATCGTGGCGCTGAATCCGGGTTATTGGGATCACGGCTACTGGTCCGTGCTCGGCCGGGGCGCGGGAGCCATCGTCTTGTACGCGGTGGTCGGCCTGATCCTGATGCTGGTCGGGTTTTATGCCATCGACCTGACCACCCCGGGCCCGCTGCGCCGGATGGTGGGCGCCGGCAAGCCCAATGCGATCGTCGTTTCAGCCGCGGGCATGGTGAGCATGGCGTTGATCGTGGTGCTGGCCATCTACTCGTCGTCCGGAAAACTACTCGAGGGACTGGCGGGGTCGGCAGTGTTCGGCCTGGTCGGGATCGTCGCTCAGGTCGTGATGATGCGGATCGCGACGTTGGTGATTGGCATCGACATGGACGCGGTGTTCAATGCCGATGCATTCGAGTACGAGGCGCTCATGGTGGCCGCCGCGCAGGTCGCGTTGGGCATCGTGGTTGCCGTCGCAATCCTCTGA